AGGCAGGGGCAGGAATGACAGCGGGGGGCGGAGACATTTTAATGGAAGCGCGTATTGGCCAATTTAGTGGAAGAGACGGAACGAAGTTATATTACGAACAGTGGAATCCTCCCGAGCCAAAAGCGGGAATTGTTTTTGTCCACGGAGTAGGGGACCATTGCGGGCGCTACGGTCCTTTCACCCAATATTTTCTGAAACGTGCCTATCGTGTTTGTCTCTACGATCAACGGGGGCACGGAAAATCCGAGGGCAAACGATCCCACGTCGATGACTTTGAATCGCTCTACCATGATCTCGAAGATTACGTAAAATTTTGCAGGAAAGGTTCTTCTGAAAATCTGCCTTGGTTTATTGTGGGACACAGTCTTGGCGGGCAAATCGTCATCAATTTTTTATCCCGTTTTCCCGATGTTTTCCGCGCGGCGGTGGCTTCTTCTTCCAATATCGAAATTGCGCTGGCAATACCCGGATGGGTGGAAAAAATGAGTCGCAAAATGGTGGGGGTTTTGCCGACCATGAGACTGCAGGGTTTTATTCGTCCGGGCATGTTGAGCCATGATCCCAAAGTGGTGGCGGCTTATAAAAAAGATCCACTTGTTTCTTCCAATATCACCATCAAGATCGGCGTGGAAATTCTCAAAAATTTGGAGCAAATTTATTCTCTGTGCACCAAAATCAAAACACCTCTTTTGATGATCCACGGTTCGGCCGACAAGGTCTGTTCCCCCGAAGGGACGAAGCGTTTCTACAGAGAATTGATCCTTGCGCAAAAGGAAATGAAGATTTATGAGGGGATGTACCATGAACTTTTCAACGAAATCAAAAAAGAGGAAGTTTTTCATGATGTCGAACATTGGTTTGAAAAACATTTTTAAAGGAAGTGGTGAAAAATGCGGGTCCCACATTT
This genomic stretch from Deltaproteobacteria bacterium harbors:
- a CDS encoding lysophospholipase: MTAGGGDILMEARIGQFSGRDGTKLYYEQWNPPEPKAGIVFVHGVGDHCGRYGPFTQYFLKRAYRVCLYDQRGHGKSEGKRSHVDDFESLYHDLEDYVKFCRKGSSENLPWFIVGHSLGGQIVINFLSRFPDVFRAAVASSSNIEIALAIPGWVEKMSRKMVGVLPTMRLQGFIRPGMLSHDPKVVAAYKKDPLVSSNITIKIGVEILKNLEQIYSLCTKIKTPLLMIHGSADKVCSPEGTKRFYRELILAQKEMKIYEGMYHELFNEIKKEEVFHDVEHWFEKHF